A window from Enterocloster bolteae encodes these proteins:
- a CDS encoding tagaturonate reductase gives MSTGVKETVIQFGEGGFLRGFVDYFFHKLQEKGLYDGKIVVVQPIEKGMCQMLSDQNCEYNLFLRGIDNGQVVNEHTHVTSISRALNPYTQYEEYIALAENPDLRVLVSNTTEAGIEYLGTENLTDMPPKSYPAKLTQFLYKRYKAGLRGLILLPCELIDDNGDNLKKCVLQYAKLWELEDGFTTWLEDENDFCSTLVDRIVTGYPRDEVEELTKQIGYEDKLIDTAEIFHLWVIGGHHEDELPFQKAGYNIVWTDDVHPYKKRKVRILNGGHTSMVLGAYLYGLETVGECMKDEKVSAFLKKCIFEEIIPTIGDTEDNRKFGAAVLERFSNPFIKHQLLSIALNSVSKFQVRVLPTILEYKEKFGNYPKALTFSMAALISFYRTDKANDGDEIMQFMKTASVEEIMKREDYWHADLCEMIPMVKEYYELIQSKGMAEAYGVILGM, from the coding sequence ATGAGTACAGGTGTAAAAGAAACTGTGATTCAGTTTGGAGAAGGAGGATTTTTGCGTGGATTTGTAGACTATTTCTTTCACAAACTCCAGGAAAAAGGTTTATATGATGGTAAGATTGTAGTGGTTCAGCCGATTGAAAAAGGCATGTGTCAAATGCTCTCTGACCAGAACTGTGAATATAATCTGTTTCTCCGGGGAATTGATAATGGACAGGTGGTAAATGAGCATACACATGTAACTTCCATATCCAGAGCTTTGAATCCATACACTCAGTATGAAGAATATATAGCATTGGCGGAGAATCCAGACTTAAGAGTTCTTGTATCTAATACTACCGAGGCAGGAATTGAATATCTGGGAACAGAAAATCTGACTGATATGCCGCCCAAGTCATATCCGGCTAAACTTACTCAGTTCTTATATAAACGCTATAAAGCTGGTTTAAGGGGACTTATTCTGCTGCCCTGCGAATTGATTGATGATAACGGGGACAATCTTAAAAAGTGTGTTCTTCAGTATGCAAAATTATGGGAGCTGGAGGATGGATTTACAACCTGGCTGGAAGATGAAAATGATTTCTGCAGCACACTGGTAGACCGCATTGTAACTGGTTACCCAAGGGATGAGGTCGAGGAACTGACTAAGCAGATTGGCTATGAGGATAAGCTTATAGACACAGCAGAAATTTTTCACCTGTGGGTTATCGGCGGTCACCATGAAGATGAACTTCCATTCCAGAAAGCCGGCTACAATATTGTCTGGACCGATGACGTTCATCCATATAAAAAGAGAAAGGTACGTATTCTCAATGGAGGACACACTTCCATGGTATTGGGTGCGTATCTGTATGGACTTGAAACAGTTGGCGAATGTATGAAGGATGAGAAGGTTTCCGCATTCCTTAAAAAGTGTATATTTGAAGAAATCATTCCTACAATTGGAGATACAGAAGATAACCGTAAATTTGGAGCGGCTGTTCTGGAACGATTCTCTAATCCATTTATCAAGCACCAGCTGTTAAGCATTGCATTAAATTCCGTAAGCAAGTTCCAGGTAAGAGTTCTTCCTACTATTTTAGAGTACAAAGAAAAGTTCGGGAATTATCCAAAGGCCCTTACATTTTCTATGGCAGCACTAATCTCCTTCTACCGTACGGATAAAGCAAATGATGGGGATGAAATAATGCAGTTTATGAAAACTGCTTCTGTGGAAGAAATCATGAAGAGGGAGGATTATTGGCACGCTGATCTCTGTGAGATGATTCCCATGGTGAAGGAATACTATGAATTGATTCAGAGTAAGGGAATGGCCGAAGCTTATGGCGTTATATTAGGAATGTAA
- a CDS encoding cell wall-binding repeat-containing protein, whose amino-acid sequence MRKQTKLVAVLSTAALLAIGASMTSFAATGWAEEDGTWVYYNRDGERATDQWKKSGNNWYWLDSNGEMAIDQLIEDGDNYYYVDINGVMAANQWVAIDNEDAGEDNEPDHYWYYFQANGKALKNGDNDKVALKTVNGKKYAFDDEGKMLYGWVAADNAERLDDTDGDGFKEGDYYFGGEDDGAMTVGWLQMDITYDEATNDNEIAPVFNEDEDQSRWFYFKSNGKKIKAEDGDVQKGKTINGKKYEFDQYGAMTAEWSLDVESASKAGVRNQNSNVTTNSVPAKYAQQWRYFQDVENGARVSKGWFKVVAAEYLNYDKNNDDEDAWYYADGSGNLYAGEFKTIKGKKYAFRNDGRMVDGLKFILDSNGSLDVKADDDDDYPFDTEDDFIENAPYYENANYKCYYFGDGDDGSMKTNKINIDIDGDKFNFYFEKSGSKKGAGKTGEKDDKYYQSGMLLKAGKDEKYQVVKTLDPTIDKNDAGEGLKGYKKLDDVKTFLEELGMDTTSAYTTDPSKVSLSKLNITKSADNIDELYVIPEKDDNNQAVKGKYFIVNTSGKVIDSKSRNKDGNDYYYATGSKGEILAIYTEK is encoded by the coding sequence ATGAGAAAGCAGACAAAGTTAGTTGCTGTATTATCAACAGCAGCACTGCTCGCTATTGGTGCATCCATGACTTCTTTCGCAGCTACAGGATGGGCTGAGGAAGACGGTACTTGGGTATATTACAACAGAGACGGCGAGAGAGCAACCGATCAGTGGAAAAAATCCGGTAACAACTGGTATTGGTTAGATAGCAACGGCGAAATGGCTATCGATCAGCTGATTGAAGACGGCGACAACTATTATTATGTAGACATCAACGGTGTTATGGCAGCTAACCAGTGGGTAGCTATCGACAACGAGGATGCTGGTGAAGACAATGAGCCAGATCATTACTGGTATTATTTCCAGGCTAATGGTAAAGCTTTAAAGAATGGTGACAATGATAAGGTTGCTCTGAAGACTGTTAATGGCAAGAAATATGCTTTTGACGATGAAGGTAAAATGTTGTATGGTTGGGTTGCTGCTGATAATGCAGAGCGCCTTGATGATACAGATGGTGATGGCTTCAAAGAAGGCGATTACTACTTCGGCGGCGAAGATGATGGTGCAATGACTGTCGGCTGGCTGCAGATGGATATCACATATGATGAAGCAACCAATGATAATGAGATTGCTCCAGTGTTTAACGAGGATGAGGATCAGAGCCGTTGGTTCTACTTCAAGTCCAATGGTAAGAAGATTAAAGCTGAAGATGGCGATGTTCAGAAGGGCAAGACCATCAATGGTAAGAAGTACGAGTTTGACCAGTACGGCGCCATGACAGCAGAGTGGTCTCTGGATGTAGAGTCTGCATCTAAGGCTGGTGTAAGAAATCAGAATAGTAATGTAACAACCAACAGTGTACCTGCTAAGTACGCTCAGCAGTGGAGATACTTCCAGGATGTTGAGAACGGTGCTCGTGTAAGCAAGGGCTGGTTCAAGGTAGTTGCAGCTGAATATCTGAACTATGATAAGAACAACGATGATGAGGATGCATGGTACTATGCAGATGGAAGCGGTAACCTGTACGCAGGTGAATTCAAGACCATCAAGGGTAAGAAGTATGCATTCAGGAACGATGGCCGTATGGTTGATGGACTTAAGTTCATTCTGGACAGCAACGGCAGCTTAGATGTTAAGGCTGATGATGATGATGATTATCCATTTGATACTGAGGATGACTTCATTGAGAACGCTCCTTATTATGAGAACGCTAACTATAAATGCTACTACTTCGGTGATGGCGATGATGGTTCTATGAAGACCAACAAGATCAACATCGATATTGATGGCGATAAGTTCAACTTCTACTTCGAGAAGTCCGGCTCCAAGAAGGGCGCTGGTAAGACTGGTGAGAAGGATGACAAGTACTATCAGTCTGGTATGCTTCTGAAGGCTGGTAAGGATGAGAAGTATCAGGTAGTTAAGACCTTAGACCCAACCATTGATAAGAATGATGCCGGCGAAGGACTTAAGGGCTACAAGAAGCTGGATGATGTTAAGACCTTCTTAGAAGAGCTTGGCATGGATACAACTTCTGCTTACACTACAGATCCATCTAAGGTTAGCCTGAGCAAGCTGAACATTACTAAGAGTGCAGATAACATTGATGAATTGTATGTAATTCCAGAGAAGGACGACAATAACCAGGCAGTTAAGGGCAAGTATTTCATCGTAAATACTTCCGGTAAGGTTATTGACAGCAAGTCCAGAAATAAGGATGGCAATGACTATTACTATGCTACTGGCTCTAAGGGCGAGATTTTAGCTATCTACACAGAGAAATAA
- a CDS encoding IS256 family transposase: MAREKKSVHKVQMTDGKRNIIRQLLEEYEIESAQDIQDALKDLLGGTIKEMMESEMDEHLGYRKSERSDCDDYRNGYKTKQVNSSYGSMKVEVPQDRNSTFEPQVVKKRQKDISDIDHKIISMYAKGMTTRQISETLEDIYGFEASEGFISDVTDKLLPQIEDWQNRPLSDVYPVLYIDAIHYSVRDNGVIRKLAAYVVLGINSDGLKEVLTIEVGENESAKYWLSVLNGLKNRGVKDILLLCADGLTGIKEAIAAAFPKTEYQRCIVHQVRNTLKYVSDKDRKLFAADLKTIYQAPTEEKALEALERGTKKWSEKYPNSMKSWHQNWDAIIPIFKFSTTVRKVIYTTNAIESLNATYRKLNRQRSVFPSDTALLKALYLSTFEATKKWTMPIRNWGQVYGELSLMYEGRLPM; encoded by the coding sequence ATGGCAAGAGAAAAGAAATCTGTACACAAAGTGCAAATGACGGATGGAAAGCGAAACATCATCCGGCAGCTTCTTGAGGAGTATGAGATTGAATCTGCCCAGGACATTCAGGATGCCCTCAAAGATCTACTGGGCGGTACCATCAAAGAGATGATGGAATCCGAGATGGACGAGCATCTTGGCTATCGCAAGTCAGAACGTTCCGATTGCGATGACTATCGCAATGGCTATAAAACCAAACAGGTGAATAGCAGCTATGGAAGCATGAAAGTCGAAGTCCCACAGGACCGTAACTCCACCTTTGAACCACAGGTGGTAAAGAAACGCCAGAAAGATATCTCTGATATCGATCACAAGATCATATCCATGTACGCTAAAGGGATGACAACACGGCAGATCTCGGAAACACTGGAGGATATCTACGGCTTCGAGGCCTCCGAAGGCTTCATTTCGGATGTGACGGATAAGCTTCTGCCCCAGATTGAAGACTGGCAGAACCGCCCCCTTTCCGATGTCTATCCGGTGCTTTATATCGATGCAATCCACTATTCTGTACGGGATAACGGCGTGATCCGTAAGCTGGCGGCCTATGTTGTACTGGGGATTAATTCAGATGGTTTAAAAGAGGTTCTGACCATCGAGGTTGGCGAAAATGAGAGTGCCAAGTACTGGCTTTCCGTTCTGAACGGTTTAAAAAACCGTGGAGTAAAAGACATCCTGCTCCTCTGTGCCGATGGACTGACAGGGATAAAGGAAGCGATAGCCGCTGCCTTTCCAAAGACGGAATACCAGAGGTGCATTGTCCATCAGGTGCGGAATACGTTAAAATACGTATCAGACAAGGACCGTAAGCTCTTTGCGGCAGATCTCAAAACGATTTACCAGGCGCCAACAGAAGAGAAGGCATTAGAAGCCTTGGAGCGGGGCACAAAAAAATGGTCAGAAAAGTACCCGAATTCCATGAAAAGCTGGCACCAGAACTGGGACGCGATCATCCCCATCTTTAAGTTTTCAACGACTGTACGCAAGGTTATATATACCACGAACGCAATCGAAAGCCTGAACGCCACATACCGGAAGCTGAATCGTCAGAGGAGCGTGTTTCCAAGCGATACAGCCCTTTTAAAAGCGCTGTACTTGTCAACATTTGAAGCAACAAAGAAGTGGACGATGCCAATCCGCAACTGGGGCCAGGTATATGGGGAACTGAGCCTCATGTATGAGGGCCGACTGCCGATGTAA
- a CDS encoding sugar transferase produces the protein MKKDYEPYKRMVRFLFSAVLIGLEVMVYGHVWLKYYNGFMEFPYNRTGNWLIMAVYGILLLVFSAIYGGLRIGYLRIFNIIYSQVLTSFCTNIIIYLQITLLTKHFQNPVPLLAMTGVEGVWITVWSVLCTQIYLRIYPPRKVVLVYGEHPVYSLMVKLYGRADRYDIKELVHISKGMDVIKEKVKQYEGVILCDIPSQMRNQLLKYCYNESIRTYMVPKISDIIIRSAENLHLFDTPLMLARNTGLSFEQQFIKRTFDIIIAVCALVVLSPIYLVTAACIKLYDRGPVIFKQKRYTKDGKIFDIYKFRSMIVNAEAAGTSVPAADRDPRITPVGRVIRALRIDELPQFINILKGEMSVVGPRPERVEHVELYTKDIPEFVYRLKVKGGLTGYAQVYGKYNTTAYDKLKLDLMYIQNYSIWLDIEIIFKTIKILLIKESTEGFSEEQAAAITKECGDLTETMEEKDRKL, from the coding sequence ATGAAAAAAGATTATGAACCATACAAGAGAATGGTAAGGTTTTTGTTTAGTGCGGTTCTCATAGGCCTGGAAGTGATGGTGTATGGACATGTATGGTTGAAATATTACAATGGATTTATGGAATTTCCATACAACCGTACAGGTAACTGGCTAATCATGGCAGTATATGGTATTCTCCTGTTGGTGTTTAGCGCCATTTATGGTGGTCTGAGGATTGGATATCTAAGGATATTTAATATTATATACTCACAGGTACTGACAAGCTTTTGCACGAATATTATCATATATCTGCAGATTACTTTGTTGACAAAACATTTTCAAAACCCTGTACCGCTGCTGGCCATGACAGGAGTAGAGGGAGTGTGGATTACTGTTTGGAGTGTGCTCTGCACTCAGATATATCTTCGGATATATCCTCCGCGTAAGGTAGTGCTGGTCTATGGGGAACATCCGGTTTATTCGCTTATGGTTAAGCTTTACGGCAGAGCGGATAGGTATGATATCAAGGAATTGGTACATATATCGAAAGGTATGGATGTAATAAAGGAAAAAGTGAAGCAGTATGAAGGTGTGATACTCTGCGATATTCCTTCGCAGATGCGTAATCAGCTTTTAAAGTATTGTTATAATGAATCTATCCGGACTTATATGGTGCCAAAGATATCTGATATTATTATACGGAGCGCAGAGAATCTTCACCTATTTGATACTCCGTTGATGCTTGCCCGAAATACTGGACTTAGTTTTGAACAGCAGTTTATAAAGCGAACATTTGATATTATCATAGCTGTGTGTGCATTGGTGGTTCTTTCGCCGATTTATCTGGTAACAGCGGCCTGCATTAAGCTCTATGACAGGGGGCCGGTGATATTTAAGCAGAAACGATATACAAAGGATGGAAAGATATTCGATATTTATAAGTTTCGCAGTATGATTGTCAACGCCGAAGCGGCGGGAACATCTGTCCCGGCCGCAGACAGGGATCCAAGAATTACTCCTGTAGGCAGGGTGATTCGGGCATTGAGAATTGATGAGCTGCCCCAATTTATTAATATTTTAAAAGGTGAGATGAGCGTCGTTGGTCCAAGACCGGAACGGGTTGAACACGTAGAATTATATACTAAGGATATACCGGAGTTTGTATATCGTTTAAAGGTAAAGGGCGGCCTTACGGGATATGCACAAGTTTATGGCAAGTATAATACTACGGCATATGACAAATTGAAGTTGGACTTAATGTATATCCAGAATTACTCAATCTGGCTTGATATCGAAATTATTTTTAAGACGATAAAAATTCTTTTGATTAAGGAAAGCACAGAAGGGTTCTCGGAAGAACAGGCAGCTGCCATTACCAAAGAGTGCGGGGATCTTACCGAAACCATGGAGGAAAAGGATAGAAAGCTGTAG
- a CDS encoding O-antigen ligase family protein, which yields MDNIKTKEISDEKIINLLAAWRKYNSVIAGIFTVLIIFVFPLVFHDYYYDILVAKYIFYYGSVILMIVAMLVGVFFFWYKDKREIGGNAVKEMRSNAKLNALKMSDWAMIIFLIAVTISTLQSEYRFESFWGNEGRYMGMFLILLYGISFFVISRCLRYRQWYLDTFLAGGIIACMIGILHFFKIDPIGFKRGLVGDDYTIFTSTIGNINTYTSYVAMVSGMGTVMFSVEKNKYRRLWYLVVAILSLFALIVGISDNAYLALLVLFGLLPLYLFGNIDGVKRYVLLLAILFTEFQVIGTLSHAYPNHVVEFKGLMNVIASFGGLPYLIIGLWVCTACLYLLAYKLPENHALKSGSNIGRWIWLGLILLACAGVIYVLYDVNIAGNVEKYGPLNQYLLLNDDWGTHRGYIWRIGMEFYQKQPIHHKLFGYGPDTFGIITVKNYFEDMVRRYGEKFDSAHNEYLQYLVTIGIVGLTAYLALLTTSIIEMLRTLKKRPELIAIAFAVICYGAQAAVNISVPIVAPIMLTLMMLGVAAVRNVSGNTE from the coding sequence ATGGATAATATAAAAACAAAAGAAATATCGGATGAGAAAATAATAAATTTATTAGCGGCCTGGAGAAAATACAATTCTGTTATAGCAGGTATTTTTACCGTGCTTATTATCTTTGTATTTCCATTGGTCTTTCATGATTACTATTATGATATTTTGGTAGCTAAATATATTTTTTATTATGGTTCCGTTATTTTGATGATTGTAGCCATGCTGGTTGGTGTGTTTTTTTTCTGGTATAAGGATAAGCGTGAGATTGGTGGCAACGCTGTAAAAGAAATGCGTTCAAATGCTAAGTTAAATGCCTTAAAAATGTCAGACTGGGCCATGATAATTTTTTTGATTGCTGTTACCATATCTACTTTACAATCAGAGTATCGTTTTGAATCTTTTTGGGGAAATGAAGGAAGATACATGGGAATGTTTTTGATACTGCTCTATGGAATCAGCTTTTTTGTTATCAGCCGATGCTTGAGATATAGACAGTGGTATCTGGATACGTTTTTGGCGGGGGGTATCATTGCATGCATGATTGGAATTTTGCACTTCTTTAAAATTGATCCCATAGGTTTCAAGAGAGGACTGGTAGGAGATGATTACACTATTTTCACCTCCACAATTGGAAATATTAACACATATACTTCCTATGTAGCTATGGTATCAGGAATGGGGACAGTAATGTTTTCAGTGGAGAAAAACAAATACAGAAGGCTGTGGTATCTAGTTGTAGCGATTTTATCACTGTTTGCATTGATTGTGGGTATCAGTGATAATGCATATTTGGCTTTGCTTGTTCTTTTTGGGCTTCTCCCGCTTTACCTTTTCGGGAATATAGACGGAGTAAAGAGATATGTATTATTATTAGCCATATTGTTTACAGAGTTTCAAGTGATAGGTACTCTAAGTCATGCGTATCCCAATCATGTAGTGGAGTTTAAGGGACTAATGAATGTAATTGCGTCATTTGGCGGATTACCATATCTTATCATCGGGCTATGGGTGTGTACGGCATGTTTATATTTATTGGCATATAAACTGCCGGAAAATCATGCGCTGAAAAGTGGCAGCAATATTGGAAGGTGGATATGGCTGGGCCTTATCTTATTGGCCTGCGCGGGGGTTATCTATGTGCTTTATGATGTGAATATAGCAGGTAATGTGGAAAAGTATGGGCCATTAAATCAGTATCTGCTCTTAAATGATGATTGGGGAACACATAGGGGTTATATATGGAGAATTGGAATGGAATTTTATCAGAAGCAGCCTATTCACCATAAATTGTTTGGATATGGACCGGATACATTTGGTATCATAACAGTAAAAAATTACTTTGAAGACATGGTCAGAAGGTATGGCGAAAAATTCGACAGCGCACATAACGAGTACTTACAGTATTTAGTTACAATTGGAATTGTTGGCCTTACGGCTTATTTGGCTCTGCTTACGACCTCGATTATAGAGATGCTCCGAACATTGAAAAAAAGACCTGAATTAATTGCAATTGCATTTGCCGTTATTTGTTATGGTGCCCAGGCGGCGGTTAACATAAGCGTACCTATTGTTGCGCCTATAATGTTGACCCTCATGATGCTAGGTGTAGCGGCGGTTCGCAATGTATCAGGAAATACTGAATAA
- a CDS encoding cell wall-binding repeat-containing protein, with product MRKQTKLVAVLSTAALLAIGASMTSFAATGWAEEDGTWVYYNRDGERATDQWKKSGNNWYWLNSDGEMAIDELIQDGDNYYYVDINGVMAANQWVAIDNEDAGQDDEPDHYWYYFQANGKALKNGDNARVALKTVNGKKYAFDDEGRMLFGWVDADNAERIDNTDGDGFKEGDYYFGGEDDGAMTVGWLQMDITYDEATSDYEVSPVFNDDEDQTRWFYFKSNGKKVKAENGDTQKSKTINGKKYEFDQYGAMTAEWSLDVDTASTSGIRGDYSTATHSVSAKYAQQWRYFQDVENGARVSKGWFKVVSAEYLNYDKYNDDEDAWYYADGSGNLYAGQFKTIKGKKYAFRNDGRMIDGLKFIQQDAQNNITDVRADDDDNHPFDTDDDFNKNSIYWSDLGYRCFYFGGGDDGAMRTNKTNIDIDGDRFNFYFEKSGAHKGAGLTGEKDDKFYQSGKLITAGKDEKYQVVKRSNKSGVSTAASKYTYSKLDDVRKFLDDISGKYTDNVINDTTVDQLRDLGVNKKAEDIKELYIIDTTQVNANDYFVVNTSGKVIDTKSKNKDGNDYYYVIKKGGQIAAIYAEN from the coding sequence ATGAGAAAGCAGACAAAGTTAGTTGCTGTATTATCAACAGCAGCACTGCTCGCTATTGGTGCATCCATGACTTCTTTCGCAGCTACAGGATGGGCTGAGGAAGACGGTACTTGGGTATATTACAACAGAGACGGCGAGAGAGCAACCGATCAGTGGAAGAAATCCGGTAATAACTGGTACTGGTTAAACAGCGACGGCGAAATGGCTATCGATGAGCTGATTCAGGATGGCGACAACTATTATTATGTAGACATCAACGGTGTTATGGCAGCTAATCAGTGGGTAGCTATCGACAACGAGGATGCAGGACAGGATGATGAGCCAGATCATTACTGGTACTATTTCCAGGCTAATGGTAAGGCTTTAAAGAATGGCGACAATGCAAGAGTAGCTCTGAAAACCGTAAATGGAAAGAAGTATGCTTTTGATGATGAAGGCAGAATGCTTTTCGGCTGGGTTGATGCTGATAATGCAGAGCGCATTGACAATACAGATGGTGATGGCTTCAAAGAAGGCGATTACTACTTCGGCGGCGAAGATGACGGTGCAATGACAGTTGGCTGGCTGCAAATGGATATCACATATGATGAAGCTACTTCTGACTACGAAGTTTCACCAGTATTCAATGATGATGAGGACCAGACACGTTGGTTCTACTTCAAATCCAATGGTAAGAAAGTAAAAGCTGAAAATGGTGATACGCAGAAGAGCAAGACCATCAATGGTAAGAAGTACGAGTTTGACCAGTACGGCGCCATGACAGCGGAGTGGTCCTTAGACGTAGATACTGCTTCTACAAGCGGCATCAGAGGCGATTACAGTACTGCTACCCATAGTGTATCTGCTAAGTATGCTCAGCAGTGGAGATACTTCCAGGATGTTGAAAACGGTGCCCGTGTGAGCAAGGGCTGGTTTAAGGTTGTATCTGCTGAATACCTTAACTATGATAAGTATAATGATGATGAAGATGCATGGTACTATGCAGATGGAAGCGGTAATCTGTATGCTGGTCAGTTCAAAACTATTAAGGGCAAAAAATACGCATTCAGAAATGATGGCCGCATGATTGATGGCTTAAAGTTCATTCAGCAGGACGCTCAGAATAATATCACTGACGTTAGAGCGGATGATGACGATAATCATCCATTCGATACAGATGATGATTTCAATAAGAACTCTATTTATTGGAGTGACCTTGGATACAGATGCTTCTACTTTGGTGGCGGTGATGATGGTGCTATGAGAACCAACAAGACCAACATTGATATTGATGGTGATAGATTCAACTTCTACTTTGAAAAGTCTGGTGCTCATAAGGGTGCAGGTCTTACTGGTGAAAAGGATGATAAGTTCTATCAGTCTGGTAAGTTAATTACTGCTGGTAAGGATGAGAAGTATCAGGTTGTTAAGAGAAGCAACAAGAGTGGTGTGTCCACAGCTGCCAGCAAGTATACTTACAGCAAGTTGGATGACGTCAGAAAATTCCTTGATGACATCTCTGGCAAGTATACCGATAATGTTATCAATGATACAACTGTTGACCAGTTGAGAGATCTTGGCGTAAACAAGAAAGCAGAAGACATCAAAGAGCTTTATATCATTGATACTACTCAGGTAAATGCTAATGACTACTTTGTTGTAAATACCTCTGGAAAAGTAATTGATACCAAGTCTAAGAACAAAGATGGAAATGATTACTACTATGTAATTAAGAAGGGCGGGCAGATTGCCGCTATTTATGCAGAGAACTAA